The following coding sequences are from one Sardina pilchardus chromosome 16, fSarPil1.1, whole genome shotgun sequence window:
- the si:dkey-19b23.8 gene encoding uncharacterized protein si:dkey-19b23.8 → MSLTSFHIMQTLKNSPAAIRRKFRRDRIESLSHGDPIFKAHYLGTRKIFSLDLEQAEDAIERLLGDAPAAGKLGKDHALVVRPRYVEVKELSTGRQLTKTYLQDIAYCASHTSRPNVFLYICRQPGQQLQCRVFWCSRAERAKDMTACLARSFQRALNDWQDGGSATLPQPEAREKDDDDASASPNSTRGSTLPASLGKVRWRRRGSVSRSPHRAITRRGSASDSWH, encoded by the exons ATGTCGCTGACCTCGTTTCACATCATGCAGACGCTGAAGAACTCGCCGGCGGCCATCCGGCGCAAGTTCCGGCGCGATCGCATCGAGAGCCTCTCGCACGGCGACCCCATCTTCAAGGCCCACTACCTGGGCACCAGGAAGATCTTCTCGCTGGACCTGGAGCAGGCCGAGGACGCCATCGAGCGGCTGCTGGGCGACGCGCCCGCTGCGGGCAAGCTGGGCAAGGACCACGCCCTGGTGGTGCGCCCGCGCTACGTGGAGGTCAAGGAGCTCAGCACGGGCCGGCAGCTGACCAAGACCTACCTGCAGGACATCGCCTACTGCGCCTCGCACACCAGCCGGCCCAACGTCTTCCTCTACATCTGCCGGCAGCCCGGGCAGCAGCTGCAGTGCCGCGTCTTCTGGTGCAGCCGGGCCGAGCGGGCCAAGGACATGACCGCCTGCCTGGCGCGCTCCTTCCAGCGGGCGCTCAACGACTGGCAGGACGGGGGCAGCGCCACGCTCCCGCAGCCCGAGGCGCGCGAGAAAGACGACGACGACGCGTCGGCGTCGCCCAATTCGACCAGAGGCTCGACGCTACCAGCCAGTCTTGGGAAAG tgcgctggaggaggagaggatccGTGTCCCGCAGCCCCCACAGGGCCATCACCCGCAGAGGCTCCGCCAGCGACAGCTGGCACTGA
- the si:dkey-19b23.7 gene encoding uncharacterized protein si:dkey-19b23.7 isoform X2 encodes MSSSCKRDNEQKKRLQHFQSDLAILGSLQGFRYFQPWLRGREELLLTIVNEDQSPGFLVSAASSSLSSCSSSSYSFGSGYDSSPLPGEKPPLAARPHHHHQHHQHHHQQQQHHQLQPQQQEEEEQEEEQQASRSSESHLLPASPSEREIAVPEMNCTLFLLAGYAKYGRPYAWIRSNHERLVNIGGTDSLVKDTPMKLKSVTDWSSQDIHVWDVVSELVGLCTMPPPDNPFSLDTRYLQTLPLPDRLFVTGALIGFLEALVVRGNQEEVYYDMVVQEMKWLRRLHVHSLSDVLQLRGNVKRSPCAPEDSAEEEM; translated from the exons ATGAGCAGCTCTTGT AAACGAGACAACGAACAGAAGAAGAGATTACAGCACTTTCAATCCGACCTCGCGATTCTGGGATCTTTACAG GGCTTTCGGTATTTCCAGCCTtggctgagagggagagaggagctgcTGCTGACAATAGTTAATGAGGATCAG TCTCCTGGCTTCCTGGTGTCGgcggcctcctcctccctcagcagctgcagctccagcagctaCAGCTTTGGCAGCGGCTACGACAGCTCGCCCCTGCCTGGGGAGAAGCCTCCCCTGGCCGCcagaccccaccaccaccaccagcaccaccagcaccaccaccaacagcagcagcaccaccagctgcagccacagcagcaggaggaggaggagcaggaggaggaacagcAGGCTAGCAG GAGCAGCGAGTCCCATCTCCTTCCTGCCTCgcccagcgagagagagatcgcTGTGCCT GAAATGAACTGCACTCTGTTTCTGTTGGCCGGTTACGCCAAATACGGCCGTCCATACGCCTGGATCCGGTCCAATCACGAACGGCTGGTCAACATCGGGGGAACCGACTCGCTGGTCAAAGACACGCCCATGAAACTGAAATCAGTCACAGACTGGTCGTCACAAG ATATCCACGTTTGGGACGTGGTGAGTGAGCTGGTCGGCCTGTGCACCATGCCCCCGCCGGACAACCCTTTCTCCCTGGACACACGCTACCTCCAAACCCTCCCCCTTCCCGACCGCCTCTTCGTGACTGGGGCCCTGATCGGCTTTCTGGAAGCCCTAGTGGTTCGGGGGAACCAGGAGGAAGTGTACTACGACATGG TTGTACAGGAAATGAAGTGGCTGAGGCGTCTTCACGTACATAGCCTGTCTGACGTGCTGCAACTTCGGGGAAATGTCAAGCGCAGTCCTTGTGCACCAGAGGACTCTGCTGAAGAGGAGATGTAA
- the si:dkey-19b23.7 gene encoding uncharacterized protein si:dkey-19b23.7 isoform X1, with the protein MSSSCKRDNEQKKRLQHFQSDLAILGSLQGFRYFQPWLRGREELLLTIVNEDQGWQSPGFLVSAASSSLSSCSSSSYSFGSGYDSSPLPGEKPPLAARPHHHHQHHQHHHQQQQHHQLQPQQQEEEEQEEEQQASRSSESHLLPASPSEREIAVPEMNCTLFLLAGYAKYGRPYAWIRSNHERLVNIGGTDSLVKDTPMKLKSVTDWSSQDIHVWDVVSELVGLCTMPPPDNPFSLDTRYLQTLPLPDRLFVTGALIGFLEALVVRGNQEEVYYDMVVQEMKWLRRLHVHSLSDVLQLRGNVKRSPCAPEDSAEEEM; encoded by the exons ATGAGCAGCTCTTGT AAACGAGACAACGAACAGAAGAAGAGATTACAGCACTTTCAATCCGACCTCGCGATTCTGGGATCTTTACAG GGCTTTCGGTATTTCCAGCCTtggctgagagggagagaggagctgcTGCTGACAATAGTTAATGAGGATCAG GGCTGGCAGTCTCCTGGCTTCCTGGTGTCGgcggcctcctcctccctcagcagctgcagctccagcagctaCAGCTTTGGCAGCGGCTACGACAGCTCGCCCCTGCCTGGGGAGAAGCCTCCCCTGGCCGCcagaccccaccaccaccaccagcaccaccagcaccaccaccaacagcagcagcaccaccagctgcagccacagcagcaggaggaggaggagcaggaggaggaacagcAGGCTAGCAG GAGCAGCGAGTCCCATCTCCTTCCTGCCTCgcccagcgagagagagatcgcTGTGCCT GAAATGAACTGCACTCTGTTTCTGTTGGCCGGTTACGCCAAATACGGCCGTCCATACGCCTGGATCCGGTCCAATCACGAACGGCTGGTCAACATCGGGGGAACCGACTCGCTGGTCAAAGACACGCCCATGAAACTGAAATCAGTCACAGACTGGTCGTCACAAG ATATCCACGTTTGGGACGTGGTGAGTGAGCTGGTCGGCCTGTGCACCATGCCCCCGCCGGACAACCCTTTCTCCCTGGACACACGCTACCTCCAAACCCTCCCCCTTCCCGACCGCCTCTTCGTGACTGGGGCCCTGATCGGCTTTCTGGAAGCCCTAGTGGTTCGGGGGAACCAGGAGGAAGTGTACTACGACATGG TTGTACAGGAAATGAAGTGGCTGAGGCGTCTTCACGTACATAGCCTGTCTGACGTGCTGCAACTTCGGGGAAATGTCAAGCGCAGTCCTTGTGCACCAGAGGACTCTGCTGAAGAGGAGATGTAA
- the zpax4 gene encoding zona pellucida protein AX 4: MLQNTRLQTILIFWICSALNMCPNQSMRVRILLGLMLYVNHTLCSVSTPPLGTFVTSCHERSFWVSVNSSFLGHKARFDIEDGTGIHLLSSQRAAECGYTILFDRHGNLVFRASYLACYVDSKADSEFWLQVWFVHWRAGGRVRAYPLRLHCLLPQPWSPRDVICEENYMEVSVKPQIPAPHSHRQKWMDAPLMSSEGKEQLKQEGLVVFYRPGVVKEPPLAVREVLSLGYVINVTETRVLLRCAYSSPRSHTLTDKGVLVEAVSAFIQIQTQGLVTVMDVSMACIISDAVVEGEQLVWLSPLILSPLVHGIFKDSSVRLGVGRQALSECIVRDRGYKITSNDGVLQVRIPFGAEGTFTQSVGVNRQLSKVVSLDLFLMHEWQDDLWPLTQHRTFRSLHSPYLPHTPVLINNTVCSEKTFSVTVGVFPREMSLKSVSIGGEAVAWPEARQQAILFSQIHFRNGSFIYQLRVPFSYPTISQKRIRGSYRRLSLAFTLTLSLNAEEFDYNATVVCDEKEADTGPWLEGRCKESSVQVQLHYGSRERPWELRLGGRPLDWELMELGNYEVEQEDDYLIVGLPLSAPGVTYESVTLQGVVAKVEASVVELDSVHEEHTLTQRCSLPVRELLACLPEGRMVVVVDTSWTLPPTPPNRTTLMDPSCGPTQTDSTRALFNFALDSCGTTQNVDGEYLVYENHIIYTHDLQQTDEPVIHRHSPYRLTIQCRFPANHTSVVSLQHPTDASTSMPLPPKNGHHRSKRRLQWHSFVRGLQARCLYTVVHTRNAYFAIFILLNKSGGEQIPLKVTAMCKETSILFSMEHSAMDVQWEIGNLALTQLLAMIRGYIIQNNTRDMTLEVPLFSVGYRYEDINLEHFYGSFEVIFRDTDTWNVTETKVQRCLFKTRELIVCDPKGVVSVVTTTAMVLPPLDPNRTSLLDSRCRPVETDNSRMLFVFTVDTCGTRSWMDANYLTYENEIVLIRDLSPAKPIITRDSNFRLTVRCYYRSAGTAILSVDSIPREGPLTPGTGYLLKMRQDKTRKRSRFKAVGSDFLGIVRAKAAFPQAQRLT; encoded by the exons ATGTTACAAAATACACGTCTACAAACAATACTGATATTTTGGATTTGTTCAGCGTTAAACATGTGCCCCAACCAATCGATGAG GGTTCGTATACTCCTTGGTCTTATGCTGTATGTGAATCATACCCTCTGTTCAGTCAGCACCCCTCCATTGG GGACCTTTGTGACCTCATGCCATGAACGCAGTTTTTGGGTGTCCGTCAATTCCAGCTTTCTGGGTCACAAGGCGCGCTTTGACATTGAAG ATGGCACCGGCATACACCTCCTATCTAGTCAGCGAGCCGCCGAATGTGGGTACACCATTCTGTTCGATCGCCATGGAAACCTGGTGTTCCGTGCGTCATACCTGGCCTGCTATGTGGACAGTAAG GCGGACTCGGAGTTCTGGCTGCAGGTGTGGTTTGTGCACTGGCGAGCAGGTGGGCGTGTGAGGGCCTATCCCCTCCGCCTGCACTGCCTCCTGCCCCAGCCCTGGAGCCCCCGTGATGTCATCTGCGAGGAGAACTACATGGAG GTTTCTGTCAAGCCTCAGATCCCAGCTCCTCACAGCCATAGACAGAAGTGGATGGACGCGCCACTCATG tcATCTGAGGGGAAAGAGCAGCTGAAACAGGAGGGCCTGGTGGTGTTCTACAGGCCAGGAGTGGTCAAGGAGCCACCCTTGGCGGTGAGGGAGGTCCTGTCGCTGGGATACGTCATTAATGTCACAGAAACCCGTGTCCTGCTTCGCTGCGCTTACTCCTCTCCCCGGTCTCACACGCTCACG GACAAAGGAGTGTTGGTGGAGGCAGTCAGTGCTTTCATTCAGATCCAGACACAAGGGCTTGTGACAGTGATGGATGTCTCCATGGCATGCATAATTA gtgATGCTGTGGTGGAAGGGGAACAACTCGTGTGGTTGTCTCCCCTAATCCTCAGTCCACTGGTTCACGGGATTTTCAAAGACAGCAGTGTGAGGCTTGGGGTTGGTAGACAAGCCCTGAGCGAGTGCATAGTCCGTGACCGTGGCTACAAGATCACGTCAAATGATGGAGTGCTGCAGGTCAGGATCCCATTTGGTGCAGAGGGAACATTCACTCAG AGTGTTGGAGTAAATAGACAGCTCTCCAAGGTCGTTTCTCTTGACCTTTTCCTCATGCACGAGTGGCAGGATGACCTTTGGCCTCTGACCCAACACCGCACGTTCAGATCTCTGCACTCCCCCTACCTCCCCCACACACCAGTACTCATCAACA ACACTGTGTGTTCTGAGAAGACATTCTCCGTCACGGTGGGGGTGTTCCCAAGGGAGATGTCCCTGAAGTCCGTATCCATAGGAGGAGAAGCTGTGGCTTGGCCAGAGGCACGACAACAGGCTATCCTTTTCTCCCAGATCCACTTCAGGAATGGGAGCTTCATTTATCAATTAAGAGTACCTTTCTCGTATCCAACTATATCCCAGAAG CGAATAAGAGGAAGCTATAGGAGGCTGAGCCTGGCTTTCACTCTAACCCTCAGTCTGAACGCTGAAGAGTTCGACTACAACGCCACCGTAGTCTGTGATGAGAAAGAGGCAG ACACGGGTCCATGGCTGGAGGGGCGCTGCAAGGAGAGCAGCGTGCAGGTCCAGCTGCACTACGGCTCCAGAGAGCGGCCGTGGGAGCTGCGTCTGGGGGGCCGGCCGCTGGACtgggagctgatggagctgggGAACTACgaggtggagcaggaggacGACTACCTCATCGTGGGGCTCCCGCTCTCCGCACCTGGCGTGACCTATGAG AGCGTGACACTGCAGGGTGTAGTTGCTAAGGTAGAGGCGAGCGTGGTTGAGCTGGACTCCGTCCATGAGGAGCACACCCTAACACAGCGCTGCAGCTTACCTGTTCGAGAACTTCTGG CATGTCTTCCTGAGGGGAGAATGGTGGTTGTTGTAGATACATCTTGGACCCTTCCCCCTACGCCACCGAACAGGACCACCCTAATGGATCCATCCTGTGGGCCCACGCAAACAGACAGCACCAGGGCTCTTTTCAACTTCGCCCTCGACTCATGTGGTACCACTCAGAAT GTGGATGGAGAGTACCTGGTATATGAGAACCACATCATTTACACTCATGATCTACAGCAAACAGATGAGCCGGTCATCCACAGACACTCCCCTTACAG GCTGACCATTCAGTGCCGCTTTCCAGCCAATCACACCAGCGTGGTCTCTCTCCAGCATCCAACAGACGCCTCCACCTCCATGCCACTGCCACCCAAAAACGGCCACCACAGATCTAAGCGCAGGCTTCAGTGGCACTCTTTTGTTAGAG gcctacaggctagATGTCTCTACACTGTGGTTCACACGAGGAATGC ATATTTTGCAATATTTATATTGCTAAACAAGTCTGGTGGGGAACAGA TCCCTCTGAAGGTGACTGCGATGTGCAAAGAGACGAGTATATTGTTTTCCATGGAACATTCGGCAATGGACGTTCAGTGGGAAATTGGCAACCTTGCTCTGACGCAGCTACTGGCCATGATTCGCGGCTACATCATTCAAAACAACACGCGGGACATGACCCTGGAAGTCCCATTATTTTCTGTTGGTTACAGATACGAG GACATCAACCTCGAGCACTTCTATGGGAGTTTTGAAGTGATcttcagagacacagacacttgGAACGTGACAGAGACTAAAGTTCAGCGATGCCTCTTCAAAACCCGTGAGCTCATAG TGTGTGACCCTAAGGGAGTGGTCAGTGTAGTGACCACCACAGCCATGGTTTTACCACCGCTGGACCCAAACAGAACATCCCTCCTGGATAGCAGGTGCCGTCCAGTGGAGACAGACAACAGTCGGATGCTCTTCGTCTTCACAGTGGACACCTGTGGGACTAGGAGTTGG ATGGATGCAAACTATTTGACCTATGAGAATGAGATTGTCTTGATTCGAGACCTTTCCCCAGCCAAACCCATTATCACCAGAGACTCTAACTTcag GTTGACTGTTCGTTGCTATTACCGAAGTGCTGGCACCGCCATTCTCTCTGTGGACAGCATACCGCGCGAGGGCCCTCTGACTCCTGGAACAGGCTACCTCCTTAAGATGAGACAAGACAAGACTCGAAAAC GAAGCAGGTTTAAGGCTGTTGGCAGTGATTTCCTTGGCATTGTGAGGGCCAAGGCTGCATTCCCTCAGGCACAGAGGCTCACATGA
- the LOC134059440 gene encoding G protein pathway suppressor 2-like isoform X2 — MPALLERPKLSNAMARALHKHIMRERERKRQEEEEVDKMMEQKMKEEEERKRTKEMEERMSLEETKEQVQKMGEKLQGLQEEKHQLFLQLKKVLHEEEKRRRKEQRVSFRSGPIVSPGSTSRLMTRCYTNEFLEGNSQMSCDITTLTSASYQSSIPMHGQHLLSMQGSPVGHSRSGGLLADRSKQLFQTPVIPGRPFPGQAGFSTGSSEHGQFTAGQAVHEPYVVTTAQHPSSYAASSSVPISFASSSQIRGASAFQAMQYLPHQPQGFAVHAGHFSSQPGFIPSAGIPLQKQLEHANQQSGFTDSASFPASAQPAPRHALFSHTQPGQRFYHHSK; from the exons ATGCCCGCTCTATTGGAGAGACCAAAGCTGTCCAATGCGATGGCTAGAGCGCTCCACAAACACATTATGCGGGAAAGGGAACGAAAGAGACAAG aggaggaagaggtggacaAGATGATGGAAcagaagatgaaggaggaggaagaaaggaagagaactAAAGAGATGGAAGAGCGAATGTCATTGGAGGAAACAAAAGAACAG GTTCAAAAGATGGGGGAAAAGTTGCAGGGGCTTCAGGAGGAAAAGCATCAACTCTTTCTACAGCTGAAAAAGGTCCTGcatgaagaggagaagaggcgtaGGAAAGAGCAGAG AGTCAGTTTTAGGTCTGGACCCATTGTCAGCCCAGGTTCAACTTCACGACTGATGACACGATGTTACACGAATGAGTTTCTTGAGGGAAATTCTCAAATgtcatg TGACATCACAACATTGACCTCCGCCAGCTACCAGTCCAGCATACCCATGCACGGGCAGCACCTGCTCAGCATGCAAG GCAGTCCTGTCGGTCACAGTCGGTCTGGAGGGCTACTCGCTGACCGTAGCAAGCAGCTGTTCCAGACTCCTGTCATTCCT GGTCGTCCTTTCCCTGGCCAGGCCGGCTTCAGCACGGGCTCCAGTGAGCACGGTCAGTTCACGGCGGGACAGGCGGTGCACGAGCCGTACGTGGTGACCACTGCCCAGCACCCCTCCAGCTACGCCGCCAGTTCCTCCGTGCCCATCAGCTTTGCCAGCAGCTCCCAGATCCGAG GGGCCTCAGCGTTCCAGGCCATGCAGTATCTGCCTCATCAACCACAAGGCTTTGCCGTTCACGCCGGTCACTTCTCTTCTCAACCAG GCTTCATACCCAGTGCTGGAATCCCCCTTCAAAAACAGTTGGAACATGCCAATCAGCAGTCTGGCTTTACTGACTCG